A part of Catenulispora sp. MAP5-51 genomic DNA contains:
- a CDS encoding YccF domain-containing protein has product MRFILNIIWLVLCGFWMAVGYVVAGLICCALIITIPWGLASFRIANYALWPFGRTIVAKPTAGAMSFIGNIIWFLVAGLWLAIGHAVTGVLLCLTIIGIPLGIANFKLIPVSLAPLGKEIVTSREADFRYGYR; this is encoded by the coding sequence ATGCGCTTCATCCTGAACATCATCTGGCTGGTGCTCTGCGGCTTCTGGATGGCCGTGGGCTACGTGGTGGCAGGCCTCATCTGCTGTGCGCTGATCATCACCATCCCCTGGGGCCTGGCCTCCTTCCGCATAGCGAACTACGCCCTGTGGCCCTTCGGCCGGACGATCGTCGCCAAGCCCACCGCCGGCGCCATGTCCTTCATCGGGAACATCATCTGGTTCCTGGTCGCCGGCCTGTGGCTGGCCATCGGCCACGCGGTCACCGGCGTTCTGCTGTGCCTGACCATCATCGGCATCCCGCTGGGCATCGCGAACTTCAAGCTGATCCCGGTCTCCCTGGCCCCGCTCGGCAAGGAGATCGTGACCAGCCGCGAGGCGGACTTCCGGTACGGATACCGCTGA
- a CDS encoding molybdenum cofactor biosynthesis protein B produces MRRAMVVTVSNRAAKGVYADTTGPIIVERLTELGFAAAGPEVVPDGAPVEAALRRMLSLGYDAIITTGGTGISPTDQTPEMTRRVLDYEVPGIAEAIRAEGLPKVPTAALSRATAGVAGHTLIVNLPGSAGGVRDGMAVLGRILGHALDQLRGGDH; encoded by the coding sequence ATGCGGCGTGCGATGGTCGTGACGGTGTCCAACCGGGCGGCTAAGGGGGTGTACGCCGACACCACGGGGCCGATCATCGTGGAGCGGCTGACCGAGCTCGGATTCGCCGCCGCGGGGCCCGAGGTGGTGCCCGACGGAGCCCCGGTGGAGGCCGCGCTGCGGCGCATGCTCTCGCTCGGCTACGACGCCATCATCACCACCGGCGGGACCGGGATCTCGCCGACGGATCAGACCCCGGAGATGACGCGGCGGGTACTCGACTACGAGGTGCCGGGCATCGCTGAGGCGATCCGGGCCGAGGGGCTGCCGAAGGTTCCCACCGCCGCCCTGTCACGGGCGACCGCCGGCGTCGCGGGGCACACGCTCATCGTCAACCTTCCCGGCTCCGCCGGCGGAGTCCGGGACGGCATGGCCGTGCTCGGCCGGATCCTCGGGCACGCGCTCGACCAGCTGCGCGGGGGCGACCACTGA
- a CDS encoding TRM11 family methyltransferase encodes MTIQPALPFPELDPLTADLPLSVWTTGQQDSRTQRRGRYLPASMAHPGKMLPAIARQAIEHYTSPDDLVIDPMCGIGTTLVEAIHTGRDAIGVEYEQRWADLALDNIGHAADRGATGGATAICGDALHIDELVSPDVHGRAALVLTSPPYGSSVHGQVRSTRDTGRPNVEKFDHHYSRDPANLAHRSLEDLMAGFTEILTSCRKLLKPGGFLAVTARPIRRGGALVDIPTMAQMRRRPRGPRPQAHRTGPGLDGGHRREGHQREALDARTALNVGAHRARSSINHDQSRARVRHGTRTRIALEMAPTCRASP; translated from the coding sequence TTGACGATCCAACCCGCCCTGCCGTTCCCCGAGCTCGATCCCCTCACCGCCGATCTACCGCTGTCGGTGTGGACCACCGGCCAGCAGGACTCCAGGACGCAGCGCCGCGGACGCTACCTCCCGGCCTCCATGGCTCACCCCGGCAAGATGCTGCCGGCCATCGCCCGGCAGGCCATCGAGCACTACACCAGCCCTGACGACCTGGTCATCGACCCGATGTGCGGCATCGGCACCACGTTGGTGGAGGCGATCCACACGGGTCGCGACGCGATCGGCGTGGAATACGAGCAGCGCTGGGCGGACCTGGCCTTGGACAACATCGGCCATGCCGCCGACCGGGGCGCGACCGGCGGGGCGACGGCTATCTGCGGCGACGCCCTGCACATCGATGAGCTCGTCTCCCCCGACGTTCACGGCCGAGCCGCGCTCGTTCTGACATCCCCGCCGTACGGGAGCTCGGTGCATGGGCAGGTCCGCTCCACCCGCGACACCGGGCGGCCGAACGTGGAGAAGTTCGACCACCACTACAGCCGCGACCCTGCCAACCTCGCCCATCGCAGCCTCGAGGACCTGATGGCCGGCTTCACCGAAATCCTGACCAGCTGCCGCAAGCTGCTCAAGCCCGGCGGGTTCCTGGCGGTCACCGCCCGTCCCATTCGGCGGGGCGGGGCGTTGGTCGACATCCCCACGATGGCTCAAATGCGTCGACGGCCAAGAGGACCTCGCCCGCAAGCGCATCGAACAGGCCCTGGACTGGACGGAGGACACCGAAGAGAAGGACATCAACGAGAAGCCCTCGACGCCCGAACGGCCCTGAACGTGGGCGCGCATAGGGCGCGATCTTCGATAAATCATGATCAAAGTCGCGCCCGAGTACGACACGGCACTCGAACCAGGATCGCACTAGAAATGGCGCCGACATGCCGCGCAAGCCCCTGA
- a CDS encoding DUF4434 domain-containing protein, with protein MRTFEAPLTVDRDSTLHRLMAGADPTSLGLHAPAKVDTSKFHQADVDRITRQHTAVVSADSMSKAGTAQPNAVPNPPPLSVADCKAAVQASGNDFYVASRYDICQSDNLFFQFLQNGQVIGGLVYSRTIIGTSAGMPTEPERQLFFTVTLDSLSPIGTVDSDMLFTPSWSVTNVYGPAPTRSGSDSAWMLSDLIANGTTSNTWTYNTTAGSGQGSDDVYSDLAEFTLGFVPGPGWSCVQCDPVSTVPMAMRWDNASYASYVASPFGGAIFPYLVALQYDTNGNEGAVAKHIYTACGNPAATFPTNPAKAVPGCDADHPLHRLNTTTLLQRYKDNRNFARATCRAQWGAQYSQGNTLDCDEYPFALTYEGAAQNKYEPATPANNYSAMPLNKSQNDSAGNALINFLRWQRVLTTQTDDGFYVTITGVAGPPPPPPAVDPLTVGRINGSLVRASHIDALTDSRLAAEMSNMANLHMNTVVLESSVDIDDLQAGGVPTASYPNALQYHRSTQTDVVGRLLSAADAAGIHVLIGLAADDRWLQNVNDASATRTDADASRETADDLWTLYGSHASFGGWYLPLTVDNIHFASATAQTNLVNYYDTITEELRAITGDLTVATAANFDAVDTSLPGWQDSTAYAATWQSILPQADLDIVDLQDGVGDQHASAATMGTWFTAMGDAFSAAGGNTELYSGSQTYVADASGRTTPAGVKTIVADINATKTAAYTDWSASYLDYLSPDSGYNADNGSFTQAYADWAATGTGDGGDGDAPPTTPTGVTATAIDAQNIKVTWSASTDPKLPVAGYKIIRNGNPIATLIGTTTTYTDSQLIGSTAYTYKIQAFDGAGNTSASSSNATATTSVTPTAVTNYARCGAAAGAPGCSYTSDYKADVAGYPDDFDTKLTDGVMGTAALGTAWQGRDLGNYSFTVDLGTTKSITQIKSDWLQLRQDAVWDSAYLPAYLDFSTSTDGTNWTDVGLVPEPMTSATAQTKTYKLLNLNTVGRYVKVTVTARPGWTMTDELQVYGN; from the coding sequence GTGCGCACGTTCGAAGCACCCCTCACCGTAGACCGCGACTCGACGCTTCATCGCTTGATGGCAGGAGCGGATCCGACGAGTCTCGGGCTGCACGCCCCGGCCAAGGTGGACACCAGCAAGTTCCACCAGGCGGATGTCGATCGGATTACCAGGCAGCACACAGCCGTCGTCAGCGCCGACTCGATGAGCAAGGCCGGGACGGCGCAACCGAACGCAGTCCCAAACCCGCCACCGTTGAGCGTGGCCGACTGCAAAGCGGCGGTCCAGGCCTCAGGCAACGACTTCTACGTCGCTTCGCGCTACGACATCTGCCAGTCGGACAACTTGTTCTTCCAGTTCCTGCAGAACGGCCAGGTGATCGGGGGCCTCGTCTACAGCAGGACGATCATCGGCACCTCGGCCGGCATGCCGACAGAGCCGGAGCGCCAACTCTTCTTCACCGTCACCCTGGACAGCCTCTCTCCGATCGGCACTGTCGACTCGGACATGCTGTTCACCCCGTCATGGTCGGTGACGAACGTCTACGGACCCGCGCCCACAAGGTCGGGCTCGGACAGCGCCTGGATGCTGTCCGATCTCATCGCGAACGGCACCACATCGAACACATGGACCTACAACACCACCGCCGGCAGCGGGCAAGGATCCGATGACGTGTACTCCGACCTAGCAGAGTTCACTCTCGGCTTCGTCCCAGGGCCAGGTTGGTCATGTGTGCAGTGTGACCCCGTCTCGACCGTACCGATGGCGATGCGCTGGGACAACGCCAGTTACGCCAGCTACGTAGCCTCGCCGTTCGGAGGAGCGATCTTCCCATACCTGGTAGCGCTGCAGTACGACACCAACGGCAATGAGGGCGCAGTTGCCAAACACATATACACAGCCTGCGGAAACCCAGCTGCCACCTTCCCGACCAACCCGGCTAAGGCGGTTCCGGGCTGCGACGCCGACCACCCCCTTCATCGACTGAACACCACCACCCTCCTTCAGCGCTACAAAGACAATCGCAATTTCGCAAGAGCCACCTGCCGCGCACAGTGGGGTGCCCAGTACAGCCAGGGAAACACTCTGGACTGCGACGAGTATCCCTTCGCTCTCACCTACGAAGGCGCTGCACAAAATAAGTACGAACCGGCCACGCCGGCCAATAACTACTCGGCGATGCCGCTCAACAAGAGCCAGAACGATTCGGCGGGCAACGCGCTGATCAACTTCCTTCGCTGGCAGCGGGTTCTGACCACGCAGACTGACGACGGCTTCTACGTGACGATCACCGGTGTGGCCGGTCCTCCTCCGCCGCCGCCCGCCGTCGATCCGCTCACCGTGGGACGGATCAACGGCTCGCTCGTGCGGGCCTCCCACATCGATGCTCTAACGGACAGCCGGCTGGCGGCCGAGATGTCGAACATGGCGAATCTGCACATGAACACCGTGGTCCTCGAGTCCAGCGTCGACATCGACGATCTCCAGGCCGGCGGGGTCCCGACCGCTTCCTATCCGAACGCCCTGCAATATCACCGGTCCACCCAGACCGACGTCGTCGGCCGACTACTTTCCGCGGCAGACGCCGCTGGAATCCACGTACTGATCGGGCTGGCCGCCGACGACAGGTGGCTACAGAACGTCAACGACGCGTCGGCGACACGGACCGACGCGGACGCGTCCCGCGAGACGGCTGACGACCTGTGGACGCTCTACGGCTCGCACGCCTCATTCGGTGGCTGGTACCTGCCGCTCACCGTGGACAACATCCATTTCGCCTCTGCTACGGCCCAGACGAACCTGGTGAACTACTACGACACCATCACCGAAGAACTGCGGGCAATCACCGGCGACCTCACCGTCGCGACCGCCGCGAACTTCGATGCCGTCGACACGTCGCTCCCCGGCTGGCAGGACAGCACCGCCTATGCCGCAACATGGCAGAGCATCCTGCCCCAAGCGGATCTGGATATCGTCGACCTGCAGGACGGCGTCGGCGACCAGCATGCCAGCGCGGCCACCATGGGCACCTGGTTCACAGCGATGGGGGACGCGTTCAGCGCTGCGGGCGGAAACACAGAGCTGTACTCCGGCTCGCAGACATACGTCGCCGACGCCTCTGGGCGCACGACGCCGGCGGGTGTGAAGACGATAGTGGCCGACATCAACGCCACGAAAACCGCGGCATACACGGACTGGTCCGCGTCTTACCTCGACTACCTGTCCCCGGACTCCGGCTATAACGCGGACAACGGCTCCTTCACCCAGGCGTACGCCGACTGGGCCGCCACGGGCACTGGCGACGGCGGCGATGGAGACGCGCCACCAACCACGCCGACCGGCGTGACCGCAACCGCCATCGATGCCCAGAACATCAAGGTGACGTGGTCAGCCTCGACCGATCCCAAACTGCCCGTCGCCGGCTACAAGATCATCCGCAATGGCAATCCGATCGCCACACTCATCGGTACAACAACTACTTACACCGATTCGCAGCTGATCGGCTCCACCGCATACACCTACAAGATTCAGGCATTCGACGGTGCTGGAAACACTTCTGCATCAAGCAGCAACGCGACCGCCACGACATCGGTCACTCCGACCGCAGTGACAAACTACGCCCGATGCGGTGCGGCAGCAGGCGCACCCGGGTGCTCCTACACCAGCGACTACAAGGCTGACGTCGCAGGTTACCCAGACGACTTCGACACGAAGCTGACAGACGGCGTCATGGGCACTGCGGCACTGGGTACCGCTTGGCAGGGACGAGATCTCGGGAACTACTCCTTCACTGTCGACCTGGGCACGACCAAGAGCATCACGCAGATCAAGAGCGACTGGCTGCAACTGCGGCAAGACGCGGTCTGGGACTCGGCGTACCTGCCCGCCTACCTGGACTTCTCCACCTCCACCGACGGCACCAACTGGACGGACGTCGGGCTGGTCCCGGAGCCGATGACCAGCGCGACCGCTCAGACCAAAACCTACAAACTACTGAACCTGAACACCGTCGGGCGCTATGTCAAGGTCACCGTGACCGCGCGACCGGGATGGACCATGACCGACGAACTGCAGGTATACGGGAACTGA